Proteins co-encoded in one Acidovorax sp. 69 genomic window:
- a CDS encoding sigma-E factor negative regulatory protein, producing the protein MNKAETGINGLAGNTMMNDMKMREQLSALADGQLQGDELAAALAYAAEEEEGRDTWQLYHLVGDVLRSSDLAQPAHPVFLSRLREQLAQEVPPERPQAQQVQIGMVAPLADAANASVFRWKMLAGFASLAAVAAIGWSSLASLQGAGPSGAQLAAVPDRSSAQGAPVVAVADADGQQVMIRDPRLDELLAAHKQFGSTSALQMPAGFLRNATFETPGR; encoded by the coding sequence ATGAATAAAGCTGAAACAGGTATCAACGGGCTGGCAGGTAACACCATGATGAATGACATGAAGATGCGAGAGCAATTGTCCGCTTTGGCTGATGGCCAACTCCAAGGGGATGAGTTGGCGGCTGCTCTGGCATATGCGGCCGAAGAGGAGGAGGGGCGCGACACCTGGCAGCTTTACCACCTTGTGGGCGATGTGCTGCGTTCGTCCGACCTGGCGCAGCCGGCGCACCCCGTGTTCTTGTCGCGGTTGCGTGAGCAACTGGCCCAGGAAGTGCCTCCTGAGCGTCCTCAAGCCCAGCAGGTTCAGATTGGCATGGTTGCTCCGTTGGCAGATGCGGCCAACGCCTCCGTGTTCCGCTGGAAGATGCTTGCAGGCTTTGCTTCTTTGGCGGCCGTGGCTGCCATTGGCTGGTCGTCCCTCGCCAGTTTGCAGGGTGCAGGCCCATCAGGTGCTCAACTGGCTGCTGTGCCCGATCGATCTTCTGCCCAGGGCGCTCCGGTCGTTGCTGTGGCCGATGCCGATGGGCAGCAGGTCATGATTCGTGATCCTCGCCTCGATGAGTTGCTGGCTGCCCACAAGCAGTTTGGAAGCACGTCTGCATTGCAGATGCCCGCAGGTTTCCTGCGCAATGCAACGTTTGAAACCCCTGGTCGCTGA
- a CDS encoding MucB/RseB C-terminal domain-containing protein has translation MSLFAAAVCGLGGSVAMGAPLAGGIAIPSGDSLSSPAERDVAQWVERMQGAPCRKSYAGIFVVMSANGAMSSSRIWHACDGQQQMERVESLSGTPRTVFRRNDEVRTFLPQARVVRTDRRDAAGLFPRVPLVSGTSIAQFYTSHLMGQERVAGFVADVVWFKPSDTLRFGYRLWIEQDSGLVVKLQTLGADGRVLEQAAFSELDLNAPVRAEQLSRLMEATAGYKVVAPSVVKTTAKAEGWVLRQPVAGFVPVSCRRRAVSAADDAPSVLQCLYSDGLASVSLFLEPFDPLRHTAQPQISGIGATQLLAQRMPSDVWLTAVGEVPLPTLRLFAGQLERSP, from the coding sequence ATGTCGCTGTTCGCGGCGGCGGTGTGCGGCCTCGGTGGCTCGGTGGCGATGGGGGCTCCGTTGGCTGGAGGCATTGCAATACCCTCTGGTGATTCCCTTTCTTCTCCTGCCGAGCGTGACGTAGCGCAATGGGTCGAGCGCATGCAGGGGGCCCCCTGTCGCAAGTCCTATGCGGGCATTTTTGTGGTGATGTCTGCCAATGGAGCGATGTCCAGTTCGCGTATCTGGCACGCGTGTGATGGGCAGCAGCAGATGGAGCGGGTGGAGTCTCTCAGTGGTACGCCGCGTACCGTCTTTCGGCGCAATGACGAGGTGCGGACGTTCCTGCCGCAGGCGCGTGTTGTGCGCACAGACCGTCGCGATGCGGCTGGGCTGTTTCCCCGTGTTCCATTGGTCAGCGGTACGTCCATTGCACAGTTTTACACCTCCCATCTGATGGGGCAGGAGCGGGTGGCCGGGTTCGTTGCTGATGTCGTGTGGTTCAAGCCCTCAGACACTTTGCGCTTTGGCTATCGCCTGTGGATTGAGCAGGACTCCGGGTTGGTGGTGAAGCTGCAGACACTGGGCGCGGATGGCCGGGTTCTGGAGCAGGCGGCATTTTCAGAACTTGACCTGAATGCACCTGTGCGTGCTGAACAGCTGTCTCGCTTGATGGAGGCAACGGCGGGTTACAAGGTGGTTGCTCCGTCTGTGGTGAAGACCACCGCCAAGGCCGAAGGCTGGGTGCTGCGTCAGCCGGTTGCTGGTTTTGTCCCGGTCAGTTGCCGTCGGCGTGCCGTCTCTGCGGCGGACGATGCGCCCAGTGTCTTGCAGTGTCTGTATTCCGATGGTCTGGCATCGGTGTCCCTGTTTTTAGAGCCCTTTGATCCGCTGCGTCACACTGCGCAGCCCCAGATTTCCGGCATTGGTGCAACGCAGCTATTGGCGCAGCGCATGCCGTCAGATGTCTGGCTTACTGCTGTGGGTGAGGTGCCCTTGCCCACGCTGCGTCTTTTTGCGGGCCAACTGGAGCGTTCGCCCTGA
- the rpoE gene encoding RNA polymerase sigma factor RpoE, whose translation MTVIPPSPSEDSDLQLVERTVAGDQRAYELLVIKYQRRIERLIGRMVRDTDIVQDIAQETFIRAYRALHQFRGDAQFYTWLYRIAVNTAKKALMDMKRNPVISENAFRSSDDEDETSRLGHELTSDETPETVLAAREIAQVVNAAMEALPEDLRQAVTLREIEGLSYEEIATAMGCPIGTVRSRIFRAREAISAKVRPLLENQSGKRW comes from the coding sequence ATGACTGTAATTCCGCCTTCCCCCTCCGAAGACAGCGATCTCCAACTGGTGGAGCGCACGGTAGCGGGCGATCAACGCGCCTACGAGTTATTGGTCATCAAGTACCAACGCCGCATTGAACGCCTGATTGGTCGCATGGTGCGTGACACGGATATCGTCCAGGACATTGCCCAAGAGACATTCATCCGGGCCTATCGCGCGCTTCATCAATTCCGGGGAGACGCGCAGTTCTACACGTGGCTGTACCGCATTGCCGTCAATACCGCCAAAAAGGCGCTGATGGACATGAAGCGCAACCCTGTCATTTCCGAGAACGCTTTTCGTTCCAGTGATGACGAGGATGAAACTTCCCGCCTGGGACACGAACTAACCAGCGACGAAACCCCTGAAACCGTACTCGCCGCCCGAGAGATCGCGCAGGTGGTGAACGCGGCCATGGAGGCATTGCCTGAAGATCTGCGCCAAGCGGTGACGCTGCGCGAGATTGAAGGGTTGAGCTACGAGGAGATCGCTACGGCCATGGGTTGTCCTATTGGTACGGTGCGCTCCCGGATATTTCGGGCGCGGGAGGCCATATCCGCCAAAGTGCGCCCTTTGCTTGAGAACCAGTCGGGCAAACGGTGGTGA
- the fabF gene encoding beta-ketoacyl-ACP synthase II, producing MSRRRVVVTGLGCVSPVGNTVADSWANLLAGKSGIDLITKFDASNFSCKIAGEIKGLDLESYISAKDARGMDAFIHFGIAAAAQAVQDAGLPTGEALSEEFATRIACVIGSGIGGLPLIENTHAELVSRGPRRITPFFVPASIINMVAGHVSMRFGFKGPNLAVVTACTTGLHCIGEAGRMIEYGDADVVVAGGTESTVSPLGIGGFAAMRALSTRNDDPQTASRPWDKDRDGFVLGEGAGVMVLEEYEHAKARGAKIYAELSGFGMSADAGHMTAPSMDGPRRAMLSALRNAGINADQVDYLNAHGTSTPLGDLNETNAIKAALGDHAYKTVVSSTKSMTGHLLGGAGGIESVFTVLALHQQKVPPTINLFNQDPECDLDYCANTARDMKIDVAVKNNFGFGGTNGTLVFKRV from the coding sequence ATGAGCCGTCGTCGCGTCGTCGTGACCGGCCTGGGTTGCGTCAGCCCCGTGGGCAACACGGTGGCCGATTCCTGGGCCAATCTCCTTGCCGGAAAGTCCGGCATTGATCTCATCACCAAGTTCGATGCGTCGAACTTTTCCTGCAAAATTGCAGGGGAGATCAAAGGTCTTGACCTGGAGTCGTACATCAGCGCCAAGGATGCGCGCGGGATGGACGCTTTCATTCATTTCGGCATCGCTGCCGCCGCGCAGGCTGTGCAGGACGCCGGTCTGCCGACTGGCGAGGCGCTCAGTGAAGAATTTGCCACACGCATTGCGTGCGTGATCGGCTCTGGCATTGGCGGCCTCCCGCTGATTGAAAACACCCATGCGGAGCTGGTCAGCCGTGGGCCACGGCGCATCACGCCATTTTTTGTGCCAGCCTCCATCATCAATATGGTGGCGGGTCATGTGTCCATGCGTTTCGGCTTCAAAGGGCCGAATCTTGCGGTGGTGACAGCCTGCACAACAGGCTTGCATTGCATTGGAGAAGCGGGCCGCATGATCGAGTACGGGGATGCGGATGTGGTGGTTGCCGGCGGCACGGAATCCACAGTGTCTCCGCTCGGCATCGGTGGGTTTGCCGCCATGCGTGCGTTGTCCACCCGTAATGATGATCCTCAGACGGCATCGCGCCCCTGGGATAAGGACCGTGACGGTTTTGTGCTGGGCGAAGGTGCCGGCGTCATGGTGCTCGAAGAGTATGAGCACGCCAAAGCCAGAGGCGCCAAAATCTATGCTGAGCTCAGCGGTTTTGGCATGAGTGCGGATGCCGGTCACATGACGGCACCCAGCATGGACGGCCCCCGCCGGGCCATGCTCAGTGCTTTGCGCAATGCGGGTATCAACGCCGATCAGGTGGACTATCTGAATGCCCACGGCACTTCGACCCCGCTGGGCGACCTGAACGAGACCAACGCGATCAAGGCAGCTTTGGGCGACCATGCTTACAAGACCGTTGTCAGTTCTACCAAATCCATGACGGGGCATTTGCTCGGTGGTGCAGGTGGCATCGAGAGTGTTTTCACCGTTCTGGCACTGCATCAGCAAAAGGTGCCACCTACCATCAATCTGTTCAACCAGGATCCTGAGTGTGATCTGGATTACTGTGCCAACACGGCGCGTGACATGAAGATTGATGTGGCTGTCAAAAACAACTTCGGTTTTGGCGGCACGAATGGGACGCTGGTTTTCAAACGCGTCTGA